A window of Actinomycetota bacterium contains these coding sequences:
- a CDS encoding glycosyltransferase family 39 protein — MRKVWQEKRYVYLLALLVGAFAVIHFVINVFLGIHIDEACWWLLSKHLSAGYFFHPPFIAFELAFLVKLFGDSPAALRLGSLVFVSASLPLFYLLCVEFFGDRKRAFYSTLVLSLLPITNYWLMIANQDAPFIFFWLLTVLLAWRAISGERRYYWYLAGLSSGLLMLCKLQSALIFLGLLLFLATRREGRAWLRRKEPYLAFLIVMVMFIPTLVWYARHDFQPIIYQLSNRPGFVKHGLFDYVLKIIKHVGWEMMVLTPFVYLLSIFGVVHHGYLGFRKKKEASLYLFWLSATVIVFFTITGGPPYWSFPGHIISLLAGAASLPVLLEKASSRFIARWWRFAAVVLCMVVPLLVSSYVIGFALTRSQLHVGWDEIAEEVRRVRQEMDSPEVYLAGPYHFLVNGIAYRLKEGVDGYTLLFRVYETENFGVDTTYDPWVYVGDLVGKDVVFVDEEDNPDDYFTPSSYWEEKLPPYFARVEGPEVFRVMRGGEVFRTFYIFRCYGFKGPDGDMDRRGDIRDYLERTGQD, encoded by the coding sequence TTGCGGAAGGTCTGGCAAGAGAAAAGATATGTTTACCTGCTAGCCCTGCTGGTCGGCGCTTTCGCGGTCATCCATTTCGTGATCAACGTCTTCCTGGGGATACACATCGATGAGGCCTGCTGGTGGCTGCTGAGCAAGCATCTGTCCGCTGGCTATTTCTTCCACCCCCCCTTCATAGCCTTCGAACTGGCCTTCCTCGTGAAGCTCTTCGGGGACTCTCCTGCCGCCCTGCGCCTGGGGTCCCTCGTCTTCGTAAGCGCCTCGCTCCCGCTATTCTACCTCCTATGCGTGGAATTCTTCGGGGACCGGAAACGCGCCTTCTATTCCACGCTCGTCCTCTCCCTCCTTCCCATCACCAATTACTGGCTGATGATCGCCAACCAGGACGCGCCCTTCATCTTCTTCTGGCTGCTCACCGTACTGCTGGCCTGGAGGGCGATAAGCGGCGAAAGGAGGTATTACTGGTACCTTGCGGGCCTTTCCTCGGGGCTGCTCATGCTGTGCAAGCTGCAGAGCGCTCTCATCTTCCTGGGCCTCCTCCTCTTCCTGGCCACGCGCCGGGAAGGGCGCGCGTGGTTGAGGAGGAAGGAGCCCTACCTGGCCTTTCTCATCGTGATGGTCATGTTCATCCCCACCCTGGTATGGTACGCCCGGCACGATTTCCAACCCATAATCTACCAGTTGTCCAACCGCCCGGGCTTCGTCAAACACGGCCTCTTCGACTACGTCCTGAAGATAATCAAGCACGTGGGCTGGGAGATGATGGTCCTGACCCCCTTCGTCTACCTGTTGAGCATCTTCGGGGTGGTCCACCACGGCTATCTCGGCTTCAGGAAAAAGAAGGAGGCCTCCCTCTACCTCTTCTGGCTCTCCGCCACCGTGATCGTCTTCTTCACCATCACCGGCGGGCCGCCCTACTGGTCATTCCCCGGCCACATCATATCACTGCTGGCGGGCGCCGCGTCCCTGCCCGTGCTCCTGGAGAAGGCTTCTTCGCGCTTCATTGCCCGCTGGTGGAGGTTCGCGGCGGTGGTGCTGTGCATGGTCGTTCCGCTGCTGGTGAGCTCGTACGTGATCGGCTTCGCCCTCACCCGCTCCCAGCTCCACGTGGGCTGGGACGAGATCGCCGAAGAGGTGCGCCGGGTAAGGCAGGAGATGGACAGCCCCGAGGTCTACCTGGCGGGACCTTACCATTTCCTGGTAAACGGCATCGCCTATCGCCTGAAGGAAGGCGTGGACGGCTACACCCTCCTCTTCCGGGTCTACGAGACGGAGAACTTCGGCGTGGACACCACCTACGACCCCTGGGTCTACGTGGGTGACCTGGTGGGCAAGGACGTCGTCTTCGTGGACGAGGAGGACAACCCCGACGACTACTTCACCCCCTCCTCCTACTGGGAGGAGAAGCTCCCCCCCTACTTCGCGCGCGTGGAGGGTCCGGAGGTCTTCCGGGTGATGCGCGGCGGCGAGGTCTTCCGCACCTTCTACATCTTCAGGTGCTACGGGTTCAAGGGCCCCGACGGAGACATGGACAGGCGGGGCGACATCCGCGACTACCTGGAGAGGACCGGGCAGGATTAA
- a CDS encoding class I SAM-dependent methyltransferase, translating to MGGGEGIPAGNREDKYHTTNPIARRMVDNFLETVAALLREKTEGVSSILEVGCGEGHLAAFIASLGVAPVKGCDFSADIIAEAERLHGGKGIEFYVRSIYDLEKAFDWCDLLVCCEVLEHLERPEEGLRRLAETAGRYVLLSVPREPVWRVLNVLRGKYLGRLGNTPGHINHWSPGGFRRLVSEHLEILETRSPFPWTMVLARPR from the coding sequence ATGGGAGGCGGAGAGGGAATACCGGCGGGGAACCGGGAGGACAAGTACCATACCACCAACCCCATAGCCAGGAGGATGGTCGACAACTTCCTCGAAACCGTCGCCGCCTTGCTGCGTGAGAAGACGGAAGGAGTAAGCTCCATTCTTGAGGTGGGGTGCGGGGAGGGCCACCTGGCCGCTTTCATCGCTTCCCTGGGAGTCGCCCCAGTCAAGGGGTGCGATTTCTCCGCGGACATTATCGCCGAGGCGGAGAGGCTCCACGGAGGGAAAGGCATCGAATTCTACGTCAGGAGCATCTACGACCTGGAAAAGGCGTTCGACTGGTGCGACCTGCTGGTCTGCTGCGAGGTGCTGGAGCACCTCGAGCGCCCCGAGGAGGGGCTGCGCAGGCTGGCGGAGACTGCGGGCAGGTACGTCCTTCTGAGCGTGCCCCGGGAGCCCGTATGGAGGGTCCTCAACGTCCTGCGGGGAAAGTACCTCGGCAGACTCGGAAACACCCCCGGCCACATCAACCACTGGTCGCCGGGCGGGTTTCGCAGGCTGGTCTCCGAACACCTGGAGATACTGGAGACCAGGAGCCCCTTCCCCTGGACGATGGTGCTGGCGCGGCCGCGTTGA